CGCGCGCCATGACCTCGCCATTGACGGCGACCTTGATCATCTTGCCGCCCTGCTTCTGGATGCCGGCGCCGGTGACTTCGGCATGGCTCGGGGCGAACAGTTCGCTCTGCATCGGCAGCGCTCCTTGCTGAGGTGAGGGAATCGGTGGTGGCGGCACCGGGGCGGGTGACGAGGGATAGGCCGGTGGCGGTGAAAAAGTCGATGGCGCGGGCTGATACGGCTGCGCCACCGGATTGGTGGGTGGGTATATGGGTGGGGGAGCCGGGGCGGGTGGCGGAGTCGGAGGCGCTGGCTCGTCGTCGATGTTCACGCCGAACGCCGTCGCGATCCCGGCCAGGCCGTTGTCGTAGCCCTGGCCGACCGCGCGGACCTTCCAGCTGCCGCCGCGGCGGTAGATCTCCACGCACACCACGGCGGTCTCGGTGCCGAGTCCGGTCATCGGGAAGTCCAGCCGGCCCGCATCGGCCGCGATGGTCGCGCGCAGCGAGCCGACGCTCGCGAAGGTGGCGGGCCCGCTGCCGTCCAGGCTGGCGGTGACGACCACCCGGTCGACGTCGGCGGGCACAGCGGAGGTCTGGATCTCCACCACGTCACCGGAGCCGCGACCGTGCCGGTAGGTGACGCCGGGGGCCACCGGCTGGTTGAAGAACACGAAGTCGGTGTCGGACCGTACTCGCCCTTCGGGGCTCAGCAGTAGCGCCGAAACGTCGACGGGGGCCGAACACGTAACGGTGACCGTCAGCCGATCACCGGGAGCGGGGCGGTTCTCACCGCGAGCGAGATCGGTCACGGCGGGCCGTCCAGTGCGCAGGCGCGCCGTCCGAATGACATGCGATTCACGGCCTCCAGTGTGTCGTGACTCCGGCGTGTTCGCTACCGAGCCGGGTCGAAGGCCGCCCACGCCCCAGCTGGTGCTCGGGCCGTCGGACCCACGTGTCATCACCCGAACAGGTGTTTCAGGCCGACGTCGGCCCGGGACACGGAGGGTGAGAGTGCCTGAGCCGCACCCGGCTCCGGCCGGATGACGCTGTGCATGGCGTCGCCGGCGCCCGCGGCGGGCGAGCGTCATGATCCGCCGCCGCGTCGCCGCAGC
The DNA window shown above is from Nocardia sp. NBC_01730 and carries:
- a CDS encoding AIM24 family protein — its product is MTDLARGENRPAPGDRLTVTVTCSAPVDVSALLLSPEGRVRSDTDFVFFNQPVAPGVTYRHGRGSGDVVEIQTSAVPADVDRVVVTASLDGSGPATFASVGSLRATIAADAGRLDFPMTGLGTETAVVCVEIYRRGGSWKVRAVGQGYDNGLAGIATAFGVNIDDEPAPPTPPPAPAPPPIYPPTNPVAQPYQPAPSTFSPPPAYPSSPAPVPPPPIPSPQQGALPMQSELFAPSHAEVTGAGIQKQGGKMIKVAVNGEVMARAGSMVAYQGDLQFQALGSGGIGRAIQQRLTGEGVPLMKVSGRGDLFVANGAADVHTIDLDGTDGLTINGANVLAFDSTLTYNVRMVQGAAGFASNAGLFNCVFTGRGRIAITTHGTPVVLNVDQPTYADPQAAVAWSSSLQTGIKRNDSFGLGRLMGRSTGEGMTLSFSGGGFVIVQPSELPPGGFIGGTGGGQEAGQSGGVLGGLFG